In Fusarium falciforme chromosome 9, complete sequence, the sequence TGACGTCAAGACGCAGAGACCGCGGGGTCATGTCCCTCCTCCCCGATAAGTCCCGATAAGAAAAATGCTATCTTATCGGAGGGCGCTCATGGGCtgaccatcaccaactttTGATACCGCTCCGAGGGGTATTTTCTCAGGGTCCAACCTAcactcttttctttttttgttgAGCGATACATAGAGACATTTCCAAGATGGCACCGATTCcgatcaccatcatcacgggCTTCCTCGGCTCCGGAAAGACAACtctcatcctcaacctcatccccCAGCTCCGCGCCCAGAACCCAGACTACAAGCTCGCCCTCCTCAAGAACGAGTTTGGCGACCTCGCCGTCGACTCGCAGCTCGCCgccaactcggccatctcggGTGTGCAGGAGCTCCTCAACGGGTGCATCTGCTGCAACCTCGTCGGACAGCTGGGCCCCGcgctcaaggagctcgaggagagcgTTCGTCCGGATCGCATCGTTATTGAGACGAGCGGTTCTGCGTTTCCAGCTACGCTTGCTCTTGAGGTTAACAGACTTGCTCGCGACTCGGGCAAGTATGTTCTTGATGGCGTCATCAGTGTCATCGATGTCGAGAACTGGCAGGGTTACGAGGATACCAGCTACACGGCCCGCATCCAGGCGCGATACACAGATCTGATCGTCTTCAACAAATGGGAGAATGCCGGCGAACTGCGATACGATGAATGTCTCGACCGAGTCGGCGACCTCGAGGTGGATGTGGCGAAGGTCAAGAGCGACAAGGGATGTGTGGCCATGGACCTAGTCTTCGGTGTCGACGGAGGTCTTGCACAGGAGTTGACCGAAGCAGAGGTCAACCAGACCAACGGCCACAGCCACAACCACTCCAACGGCGACAAGACCAACGGACACCCGCATACCCACCAGAACGAAGTCGAAGTTCTCTCcatcgagctcaaggccgaagACCCCTCAGCACGCATCTCCACCGACAAGCTCATCGCCTTCCTCTCATCCGCCCCCAAGGATGAAGCCTACCGCATCAAGGCCCTCGTGTCACTCTCTTCGACTCCCACAAACTCAGACCCGGATATCCCCAAGCCCGAGGATAGCGCCTCTGGGAGGTACATCCTCAACTGGGCTTTTGGCCGCTGGACTTTCACACCCGTCGCCGAGGCGCTGCAGGAGCACGACTCGAGCAGCGACGTCACGCTGCGCATGACCATGATCCTCGCTCGATATGAGAGCGGCaagtggaagaagaagctggagacGGGCAATTTTATTCAGCTTGAGGGAGGCGACGCCAGTGGATTGACTGTTAAGAGAATACTATAAAGCATAGAACATAGATGGAGGGTGCAGATTAGACGAGACGAAGCAGAGGATATCACGAAGACATGAAAAAAAAGCTGGGATGAATTGAGTAGAGCATAGACTCTTTGGTTTTGAATAAAAGAACGCTTGCTAGATACGATGGAATACAGGACGCCAAACGCTACCTACTGAATACACAAGATACACAGACTCGTCCAAAAGCCCTCCTAGTCTACATGAACAGTCTATATCCAACCCGGTCCCGGGTTCACAGGGCTGGCAAATGCCCCGTCATACTCATCCAAGCTCAATTCTCGTTGCATGAAACCCTGCACCTCTGGCGTCGTCACCTTGGCCTGCTTGCGTCTTCCGGTGTCAAAGTTACCCTCGTCAAAGTAGTAGTCGGCCCAGTCATCCTCGTAGACGTCGCTCTCGGTGCCGCTTGTCTTCTTATTCCAAGCATCCTCGAATGAACTGCTCTCCTCGGCTATCGGCCTGACGTTCCAGGGATCGTCAAACATGGAACCGCCCTCAGTCCTAGCCTTGCTCTCAATCTCCTGCTGAAATCGCTTCAGCACCTCGGGCGTGGGGAGTGCTGACAAAGGTGTCGGAGGAGCCTCGGCCATCGTCAACACCCTTTGGGTCGGGTGTGAGGCGCTGCTGGGAGATCGAGGTGAGGGTGGAGGCGAGATCTGGTTGGCCTCTGGGTCGGACGTAAGAGAGGCTGAAGGGCGGTGGAGGCTCGCGATGGTATCGAGGGACTGGGGGATGAGCGGAGGAGGGCGGTGGTACTTCTTGAtaggctgaggctgcttaTACTGAGGTCGGGAGAAGTTGGCGCCGGGGAGGTCATGGTGAGACTGCGATGGACTGGTTGGGGCTGAGTACTCCTCACCGCAAGTTGAGCAGGTGCCCGAGTTCTCAGCGAGGCCGACATGACACACCCTACAGAGAAGGTCTGAGCTGCTGTCTTGTCGGATGTGGACGTTGATGGGAGGCAGATGAGGGTGCACGGGATGAGAGTTGAGGGCATCATGAACAGCCCGCGAAGGTCGGCGAATAAGAACAGTCTGAACGGATTGCTTCCTCTTCTGAAAGTCAGGTGTTCGCTGGATGGCAACCATCTGAACCGACTGCTTTCGCTTGGACCAATCCCGAGGTACCTCGGTGAGCCGTGGGGACGAGGTCGGCGATGCATCGGGGCTTCCTCTGGGAGAGAGGTTTTCGACACGCTCGAGTCTGACCGTCTTGGCCTCACTGATGATGACGGGTTGAGGTGAGTTCTCCCTGGCTAGATTGAAGCCCTCCTCGGTGATGTTGCTAATACGAGCGGTATCATCGGGGACACGGAGGAAGTCTCCGGTTGCTGTGTTGTCATCCTGAGCACCGGGCTCGAATGGGTTCTCCTCCTGGGCGGGTGTAAGCGGTAGAAACGGAGCCTTAAAAGGTCCAAAAGTAGACCGCAACGGCGgctctggaggaggaggaggaggaggagactgctgctgctgctgctcctccttcCGGCGCTGGAGCTGCTCAGCAAAGGAAGCCTTCCTCATCCGGATGAGGTACTGCTTGCACTCCTCCTCGCTGGGGATCTCAGCCTCAGTGATCCTCCTGGTGGGGCGGTCGGGGAAGTGCATCATGGTGAACTGCCTGTTCTCCGATTCTCTCATCTTGGCTGTCGACTCCGAGGCCCGCCTGAAGCCCCGGAGCCCCATGAGCCTCGGTGAGAGCTGATCCTTCCAGCTAAACTTGATGTCCTCGCTggggttgctgctgctgctgctgcgtgAAGGCATCGCAGAGGATGATGTCTGGGGGAAAgttgaggagaggaagagttgTTGAGCTCCGAGACAAAGAAGGCGGGATAATGTTtcataaaaaaaaaactgccaagttataagtaaaatagaATAAACGAGGTGGGCATTCCCCTCGCTTGGCCCCAGAGCCTGTCAAGTTTGTGGACTGGAATGCAATGTCTGATAGAGCGGCCCAGGAGTGGTGGGCGGCTCTGAACACAGCTGGATAGAGTTCTCGTGGTTGAGGGACTGGGCAAACTTTGTCAGTCTAGTACGAAGCCACCCTTTGCCTCAGGGCGGAATCGGAGCCTCCGATCAAAAATGGATGCTACCCGTCGGCTCGTCATGTGCGGGTTGTTGCAGTAACTGTGTaggaggaggggaggagaACAAAGAAAGAGTTTGCTCCCAACGCTGCGGTTTGGGTAACACGGCATGACGCTGTAGGTGCCTTTACTGAACAGTACAGCAATAGTTCAGCCTCGTGACAACCAGGTCGCAGAAAAGCCCGAGCACAAGACAAGTCTCTGCTTCTAATAAAAGTTGCAGACAAAAAATGGCTTCCTGTTCCTGAGCCCACCGTGAGCCACGCGTTCACCACGCATACCACAGAAGCCACTGTCGTCTTGTTGGCGATAGCCAGACCATCAGAGACCATTCCGATGCATCGTGCCCCTGAAATGCTAGACGCCGTGGACGAGAATTCGCAAAAACTATGTCGAGTCTCTACAGTCTCTCTGGACCATACCCATGGATCTAGGTGATACCCGACGCCCCGGAGCCGGTCCTCGAGTATGCTGTTCCTGGCTAAATCCTTTATTGGCCATGACTCGGCTGTCGCCAAGCGACCGTGTCTTCCCACGCATACTTTTCCAAGTGCCTTGCCTAGCCTGGACCCGTGCGCCAAGCTGACCATTCCAGTCTGTCATCCGTGGGAATGCCCCGGCTTTGTTCTTGGCCTTTGTTTAGAGGCTGACAGTTACCGTCATGTTATTGCTCAGGACCATCAGAGTCGGTGGCAACTCGTTACATAGCACCTCCACATCTGACAGGTACTGCACCGTTGCCACCTCGTCTAAGCTGGTTCCCTCCGAGGGAATCGGAAGAGTGCTGAGCAGCACGGCCGTTTCCTTGGAGTGCTGGCGCATCAACTCGTTGAGAATGAGGTGCTGGGCCCTGCTTGGCAACTCGTTGAACGACAGCTCCACCCCCTGCGCCATGTAAGCCGGGCttggctcctcctcctcctccacctgcgACCCCAGTCTATACCTCTCGAGCATCTCAGGAACCCGAGAACCTTCACCTCTTCCATCCCTTGATCCTTGAGAGCTGCGCCGTGAATTGTATCGAGATTGAGTTGTCGAAGGCGGGTGATAGACGGGCTGCTCCGCAAAGGATATCGTCCTCCCCTCCTCTTCACCAGTTGTCAACCGAGTATCAGGCATAGGTCGACTGGAGAACTTCCCCAGCGATGATTGCCGCGAGTAGCTCGGCCGTGGCGGCCCGGCTCTTGGTGTTTCCGATTCAGAGCTAGACGGTGGCGCAAAGCTGATGGTTGTCCCTTCTGCCTCGGATGCTATCTTTGTCTCAGGAACCGGCCGGCTGGAGAACCTCACGGCTGATGATTGCCTGGAGAGATTTGGTCTCCCCGGTGTCGATGCGCCACTGCGATATGGCCGTACAGTGTCTCCCCTTGAAGGGCTCGGCGGGCGCACGCGAGAGACCTGTGCCGAAACTTCCGTTGTCTCTCTCGACTCAAGAGTTGGAAACGGCTCGAGCTGAACTCTCCTGCTATCTTGGCGTGATAAATGGTCCGATTGTGATCCAGTTGCTTCTGCAGGTTGAGAAACTGAGAATTGTGTCGACTGACCCAATCCAACACCTTTGACTGTTGCAGAGGAAGACATTGTGCCATACGATGTAGCAGTTGTATCACCGGTCGTGTTGGACCTCCGGCGCCGGCCAAATCTTTCCCAGAAGTCCCCGTGTACCCTTCCATCAGCTTCGTGACGGTCTGCGTGCGACAGCAATGGCCTTTGTGCTGGGTCACTTGGACCGACGCTGTCATCGTCGACGGCATTTGAGAAGCCGTAATGGTAGcccatctcctcatcaagatcCGTTGTAGATTGGTCATCaatgtcctcgtcgtcgctgctcGACTCATCTAAGGCGTCATCAGGGAGGTGATGTGTGTGAATACCCATATTTACGCCCATCTTTGAAAGCATACCGATGGCCGGTCGCCTGGGAAGCTCGGGAACCTCCGCCATACTCGCGCGGCGCCGCCCATACATCTCCTCGTGCGGGTTATACACACCAGGTCGTCCAGAGGTAGAGTCGAAAATGTGTGCCAGATGATCAAACTCTTGAGTCGAGGTCATGTTGTCTGCGCGTCCTCGGAACATCTGTAGATCGTCCCACCATTCTTCGTCTCGAAGTGTGTCATTGACCACAATCTCCCAATCAATGTCGTGGCTTATTCCGTGGATTATGAGCTCGTAAGTGTTTAGTTCACCTGAAGCCAAGCAAAAAACCTTGACTTCAGCATCAATCCGTAACTTTTCGAGGAGAGCTAGCACTCGGCTATACTCCTCGTGTACTTCACTCTCGTACTCAACAAATACCATGACTCGAAGTGTGTAGGATTGTTTCCAAGCCTGGACGCTGTGGAGGATATGTCCGAGTTGTAGAATGAGGGTGTCTACTATTTGTAAGCTTGTTGAGCTCACCTTAGCAGATCATATACTCACAAGTGTCAAAGTTGGTTGTTAGCAAACTCTTCCCTTCGGCTGTGACTTCAGCCGACATTTGAATAGGCCAAAGATCGATATACTTTTTAACGTTGGTTCCATCTTTCCTCGGAGTCTCTAGCTTGTCAAAGCCATATCCCACCGCAATGTTAAGTCGATATCGGAGCGCCAGATCTTCAATGATCGTCAAGTATTGCGTTGGGGACATCAAATCCTCGGTCCGGATCACATCAGTGGGGAGGAAACCCTCCAATAGTCTCGCTGATGTGTCTCCTCTCCGACGTTGGGGTGCTTTCCCTTCAGCCTTTGGGGGCCGGCGCATCTGAGTCGAAGGGGAAGCGGGAATATCTGGAACGCGGACTTTACTACTCGACTTTCGTAGCTCATCCATATTGTAGAAACCCAGAACGGCAATGTTGGGGCGCATTCCGCCGAGTCCTGCCGACAGGATCAAGTTTCGGATTCCCCAGGTGATGGTGGGAGACATGGTCAGCTGCACAAAGGCTTTGATCCTGGAAAACTCGGATATGTAGTTCGTCCAAGCGTGTTGCTGCAGTCTTGCTTCGTGAACCCCGGAGTTGAAATCGTCCGTCACAATTACATGCCCGAGGATGTACAACGAGCCCTTCTTCAGCGAGTTGCAGAACTGGATGAGTCTGGTCTGACGCCTTGGGTCGTTGATGAGAAGGATGATGTGCGGTCGCCAGAACTTGATATGTTCCGGTCTGAGACGCAACAAATACTTTCTCACCTGGTGATAGATGAGGTTCTGGGAAACGTCACCCCAGTGTTTCGGAGGACTGAGGTAATGGATGAGCAAAAACAGCAAGACGAGAACCGATACAGCGATTGCAGCGTAGGTCTCGTCAATGAAGAACATGGCAAAGGCCGACAGAATGCCTGCTGTGAATGCGGTTTGCCAGTTGAAAAACTTGAAACTCGGTCGGAAATTAGGAGCAGAGCCAATCTTGAGGAGGAAACAGGCGAGGTTCATGACGAAGAAGGTCATCTGATAACCCATGGAGATGAAGGTGGCGATCTGGTTGAGATCAGCCAGGAGAGCCACCTGAGCAATTGCATATGTCAACAGCAGAGCATAGATGGGCTCGTCACCGTGTTTCGTTCCCTTGCTGAAGAATGAGAGACCTGGCAGGAGCTTGTCTCTGGCAAATGCCTGGAACAGCTTGGAGGCTCCAATGAGACCCATGAGAgcggagaagaaggtgaCAGCGCATTCGCCAGCGAGAATAACGGGCTGGGACAGGTTGGTGAGCGAGATGGCATTCGGATTTGCCAGAAACGAGGCGTGTGTTGTGCTCGCTGCCAGAGAAAGGATCACAATAAAATAGACGATGAAAGTTGTCAACATGGCCCATAGTGTTCCATGAGGAATCGATCTGCTTGGGTCTTTTAGATCTCCAGACATTGATGCTCCCGCAAAAATTCCAGAAGTAGCACTGAAGACATGTTAGTAAGTTTCAATTTGGAAGATTCGAGAGCCTGAAGTCGTACGGGAAAAGAATGCCAAAGAGGTCACGGAACGTCTCGAGACCTTTGAACGCGGGACTCCCAAAGTGAGGGAGAAAGTTATCAGTCAACGTATCGAGACTGAGACCCGTAAAGTGAATGCCGAGCTCCTTATCGTGGAAAGGAGTCTTGAAGATGGCAGAGACTgggatgctgatgatggcaagACTCAGGATCGCCAGCAACGCGTTCGAGGCTCGAGAAAAGGTGGCTGATCCGAGGAAGCAGAGACCAGTACAGAGAACAAGAGCCGCAGTCTGGAGACCATAGCCAGTCCAATATCCTTGAGGAAAAGCTGAACCCATGTTGAGGCGGATGCAGTCAATGAGACCAACAACGTTCATACTCGCGTTAAGGACCTGGGCGAGGTAAAAGAGAATTCCAATGGAGCCGCCAAACTCGGGACCGAGAGACCGTGAGATGAGATAGTAGGCACCTCCGCCTTTGACTTCGCCATTCGAAGCAATTGCCGACAAAGAAAGGGTCGTCAAAAGATCGATGCAATATGCTGTGACGAGAAGCCCTTTGGACGAGGTGAATATATGACTGATGTGTTGATGACCTGATAATTGGACTTACCGAGAATGCCCATGAACCCGATACTTCCAATAATGGTACCAAACCGCAAGAACATAAGAATGCTTATGATGTTGAGAAAGACGGGGATGTAGACTCCGGACACGGTGCCCAGTTTGTGGTTGTGTCTGGGCTCCATCATGACAGACGTTCGCCTCTCCTGAAGCGTGCCTATACTGCCTCTTCCATGTCCTCCTCCATTATCGGCCCCCTTGCCGTCTGGCTGGTGAGGCGTCGTCATGATGTGGGCTCAAAATGAGGAGAAGCCAACCAGACGAGCGGTCAGTAGCGACAGAAGCAGCCCGCGAGAGTAAGCGGGTGAAGCATCTAGACACACAGAGAGGGGAGAAGACACAAGTGACACtaagggaaaaaagaggagagagaaatgGTAGTCAAGGTATGATATATTCCAGCCAAACCGTCAGGCAGATCAGGCAATCGGTCGTTAGTGCTCCTAGCTAAGCTGAAGCCTCCCCGTCTCGCATGCTGGTGTGGTTGGTGTGGTGGTCAAGGTGGATAACAGCCGAGTCGCCGCCTTTGGCGCAGCCGCAGCCCCGGCCCATCGTTTACGAATCCAAGACGATCTCGAGACGATCAAGACCAATCAGCGACGCCCCAGCAACCCCAGGGGAAGCATTCCGGGCACGTTTGTAGGACAACTCGGCGGGGGGGGGGGTTTCTTGGGCGGCGGatgtggatgggatggcggGAAACCCTGTGTGTGTGAGAGGTTGACACTTTTTCGCTTTAGGGGTCCACGGGGTCCATTCCCCGCTAAAGTCCCGTCCATTCCAGCGCCTGCCATGGATCTTGTGTTGCCCAACATCTGCTGCCCAACGTCAGCTTGTGCTGCTCAGATCATGAAGAATCATGGATGTTTTGTTAATATCTTGATATCTACTTGACCTGAGGCGAAAAAATCATCTCAGATCAGTGAAGAAGCGCGTCATGTGCAGAAAACGGCGCTTTATCTTGTTGTGCGAGTGCAGTATCGCGATACGCGCTGCAGACGGGATCCTGCCGAATGACGTAGGCCACGGCTGGGTTACGGGTGGAGATGATCTTTCAAGTTTCATCCCTGGTAAGGAAAAACGTCGATAACTGAACCGAGGAGCGGAGAAGGCGGAGGAGGGGTTGAGGAAGATCACACTTGTCCCGCCGTCCAAGACGAACCGGCCGCCAACGGAGAGGGGATCGAGATCTTTAACAGAGGATTCGCGGCCTGGGAATGGCTTCACATGTCAAGGTGACCCGAGTCGATTCATCTGACCTCAACTGTGGGAATGATCGTGACACCCCCACGAGCCAGACTGACTGCAGCTGCCAGACAGGCAGATGTGACGCATTTAGATGGGGCACAATTGGACAGGGTCTGCACAGTCCTCAAGCCGGCGGCAGCAGGTAACCATGCATGTAATTCAGGCTATGAATGCAGAGGGAAGGTGAGGCCTTCTACCTAGGGTTTACTTGATATTGGGGTTAGTTTCCTATATCGCGCTCTATTCTGTGCGTGTGTTATAGGCACCAGTAGAAGCTCACATGGGCCAACTTGAATCTAGTGGAAGAATACCAGCTATCCCGGTTGCTCCAGGATTTGACAAACCTTGACTGGACTGGCCTACAAAGGGCCGGCAATAGTTTCGAGTCAATTATTTGCCCTCTAGAATCGACGTGATTCTTTTCAAGGCTTCTCCGGAGCTTCCACAAACACGGCTTGCTGCTCTCACCGTACATCTAGTCAGAACACGAACCAACCATCCACTTGTCCCCCAAGTAGCACTGCTGCAACATAAGATGACTCGTCCCTCTCACTCCCATCTCGCTGACTCGTGAGATATCCCCTCCTCTTGCCGCCTGCTGAATCTGCTAAGCTCCCGAGGTCGGTCACGGTGTGCAGTGGGGACCCGTTCAAGGCGTTGGATCTCACTCCCCTGGACTGATTCGCTTCCCGCGTCGAGTTGGGGGTCCCAGCACCTAACCCATCCACTAAAAGGCCCTAGCTAAGACGGCATCTGCCTTAGTCACCAGACCCAAAACTGCGCCTGCGCCGCCCGAGGGCTTCATCCCGTCCaccagggcagggcagcttCCCACCCAATCCCATCACCAGCTGAAGCGAACCTGCCTTTATCTCacactctcttcctctccagcCAAGCTCCAATTGACACTGTCATCTGAGCCTGCGGTCCCTTCCGTCTTACATTTGTCCTCGCGACACTTTTGATCATCATTCTTTGTCGTCATTGCTTTTACTGTACCGACTGCTCCTCTCGCTCTGCCTGGAGATAAGGACCTACCTCTGCGTCATTCCTCGTCGCCACAGCTCCAGACCTTGACCGACCGTCAGGTTATGCGATAAGACCTCTTCTGGTCTGAATCACATCAAACATGGCTTCACCGTCGAGAAATATCCTGGATCAACCGGCTAGATCAGCTTCGCCAGCTGGCGGCCAGCCTCGATCGTATTCTACTTCGGTTCCGCGAGCCGACTTGACGGCGCGACTTGCatctcccatcccatcacaaCAACTCGGCACACCGCCCCCAAGAGGAGCCTCGCCTCGTCCCGACGCGGGCGAGCGCCCAGATGCCCTTGATGAGCTGACTCCTCTGATGGGAACTGGTACAAGTGTTCAAGGACCTGGTGTATCTGCTCTCGCTGCAGCTCTCTCCAACTCTCTAGGCCAGTCTCCGCCGCGACACGGAACCCCAGCGCGTTTGGGAACACCTCCGATCCGAACGCAGTCTCCTGCCCTCGGCGGTCGAGGTTCAGGGACTCCGACCAATTATGGCTCCTTCGATTCAAGATCACGGCCTGCGTTAGGCACTAGTGCGCCATACGAAGATCCCGAGATCGTCAAGCGTCATCTTGTCCAGCCGACGGATGAGAACTCGGTATCAGAAGAGTCATCAATCAAGGGAAACGCCAAAGGAAAACAGCCCGAGATTGGCGGAGCAGGTTTGCACGACGACGAATTCTCCAGCTTGCGATTGCAGGGCGGCGACGTCACACGCGGTATCTACAAGT encodes:
- a CDS encoding CobW domain-containing protein → MAPIPITIITGFLGSGKTTLILNLIPQLRAQNPDYKLALLKNEFGDLAVDSQLAANSAISGVQELLNGCICCNLVGQLGPALKELEESVRPDRIVIETSGSAFPATLALEVNRLARDSGKYVLDGVISVIDVENWQGYEDTSYTARIQARYTDLIVFNKWENAGELRYDECLDRVGDLEVDVAKVKSDKGCVAMDLVFGVDGGLAQELTEAEVNQTNGHSHNHSNGDKTNGHPHTHQNEVEVLSIELKAEDPSARISTDKLIAFLSSAPKDEAYRIKALVSLSSTPTNSDPDIPKPEDSASGRYILNWAFGRWTFTPVAEALQEHDSSSDVTLRMTMILARYESGKWKKKLETGNFIQLEGGDASGLTVKRIL